The proteins below come from a single Roseiflexus sp. RS-1 genomic window:
- the amrB gene encoding AmmeMemoRadiSam system protein B, whose protein sequence is MLLPSDQYPKLRAIDIRQVMHDGQPSLLLRDPLQISDRFLVISHGLGPALLFCDGKHNRAAIAGKLRSVFGLPVDVSLVNNLVDALDEALLLDNLRFKTAQARALAAYRAAPFRQPALAGQSYPANPADLRRLLDGYVAAVGQVTPAPPTGRGVLSPHIDYERGGRVYAQVWQRAAEMVRAAEIVILIGTDHYSPEPITLTRQRYATPFGVLPTDAAIVDALAHALGEEAAFAGELYHRVEHSLELAAVWLQYVRGNPPCPVIPILVGSFARYIGGEDPATDRRLEALMTALRQVMDTRRTLVVISGDMSHVGPAFGGAPLSESDKAALRRSDEQVIDRMRAGDAAGFFRVIADTGDRQNICGLPPTYVALRLMGAVEGELAGYAQCPADDEGTSVVSICGMVFG, encoded by the coding sequence ATGCTGCTTCCCTCTGATCAGTATCCGAAACTGCGCGCCATCGATATTCGCCAGGTGATGCACGACGGTCAACCGTCGCTGTTGCTGCGCGATCCGCTCCAGATTTCGGATCGCTTCCTGGTGATCTCACACGGTCTCGGTCCGGCGCTGTTGTTCTGCGATGGAAAGCACAACCGTGCGGCGATTGCCGGTAAGTTGCGCTCTGTCTTTGGTCTGCCGGTCGATGTGTCGCTGGTGAACAATCTGGTCGATGCGCTCGACGAGGCGTTGCTGTTGGATAACCTGCGCTTCAAGACGGCGCAGGCGCGCGCGCTGGCTGCCTATCGCGCCGCGCCGTTTCGCCAACCGGCGCTCGCCGGACAGTCGTACCCCGCCAATCCGGCGGACCTCCGGCGCCTGCTCGATGGCTATGTCGCTGCGGTTGGTCAGGTGACGCCAGCGCCGCCGACCGGTCGCGGCGTGCTCAGTCCGCACATCGACTATGAACGTGGCGGGCGGGTGTATGCGCAGGTCTGGCAGCGGGCAGCAGAGATGGTGCGCGCCGCCGAGATTGTGATCCTGATCGGCACGGATCACTACAGCCCTGAACCGATCACGCTCACACGCCAGCGCTATGCAACTCCGTTTGGTGTGTTGCCGACCGATGCTGCAATCGTTGACGCGCTGGCGCATGCGCTCGGTGAAGAGGCAGCGTTTGCGGGCGAGTTATACCATCGTGTCGAACATTCGCTCGAACTGGCGGCGGTATGGTTGCAGTATGTGCGCGGCAATCCGCCCTGCCCGGTCATTCCCATTCTTGTCGGTTCCTTCGCGCGCTACATCGGCGGCGAAGACCCGGCGACCGATCGGCGTCTCGAAGCGTTGATGACAGCACTGCGACAGGTTATGGATACACGCCGCACGCTGGTGGTGATCTCCGGCGATATGTCGCACGTCGGTCCGGCATTCGGCGGCGCGCCGCTGAGCGAGTCCGATAAAGCGGCGCTCCGTCGCTCGGATGAACAGGTGATCGACCGCATGCGCGCCGGTGATGCCGCCGGTTTCTTCCGGGTCATCGCCGATACGGGCGATCGTCAGAATATCTGCGGGTTGCCGCCGACCTATGTGGCGCTTCGGTTGATGGGCGCGGTCGAAGGTGAACTGGCGGGCTATGCGCAGTGCCCGGCTGATGACGAGGGAACATCAGTTGTGTCGATCTGCGGGATGGTGTTTGGGTGA
- a CDS encoding SH3 domain-containing protein codes for MRNIRPIIWISALLLALTGCAGLPLPGIGGALPTVEPLPTLPLTDTPAIEVTPVAAQPSPETTPTAEATPVAAQPSPETTPTAEATPVAAQLSPTVAEPVADTVTPLPSPMATDMMPTATAGPTEEPLYLQPSPIPGLPTAAPPTATPTPSPTPTMTPVSPPTPDVSPTSTATPTYPPVPIVSSLRGTVTNPGNVRADPNVSASPVDRVNQGEEVQLLGRSDNGRWYLVLTVRGVAGWVSAALLSVPPETAAQVPVNPDIILPTPPGGAP; via the coding sequence ATGCGGAACATACGACCCATTATCTGGATCTCTGCTCTTCTCCTGGCGTTGACGGGATGTGCCGGGTTGCCGCTGCCGGGGATCGGCGGCGCGCTCCCTACGGTTGAACCACTACCGACTCTTCCCCTGACCGACACGCCTGCCATCGAGGTGACGCCGGTTGCAGCGCAACCCTCGCCGGAAACGACGCCCACCGCCGAAGCAACGCCGGTTGCAGCGCAACCCTCGCCGGAAACGACGCCCACCGCCGAAGCAACGCCGGTTGCAGCGCAACTCTCGCCGACAGTCGCCGAACCTGTTGCGGACACCGTCACACCCCTGCCTTCGCCGATGGCGACCGACATGATGCCCACTGCCACCGCTGGTCCGACGGAAGAGCCGCTCTATCTGCAACCGTCGCCGATCCCTGGATTGCCGACCGCAGCGCCGCCAACTGCCACACCAACGCCAAGCCCGACGCCGACTATGACGCCTGTTTCCCCGCCAACCCCCGATGTATCACCAACCTCCACGGCGACCCCCACCTACCCGCCGGTGCCGATCGTGTCGTCGCTGCGTGGCACGGTGACAAATCCTGGCAATGTGCGCGCCGATCCGAATGTGAGCGCGTCACCCGTTGATCGGGTGAACCAGGGTGAAGAGGTGCAGCTTCTTGGACGCAGCGACAATGGACGCTGGTATCTGGTGCTGACGGTACGCGGGGTGGCCGGTTGGGTGAGCGCTGCGCTTCTGAGCGTACCGCCTGAAACTGCGGCTCAGGTTCCGGTCAACCCCGACATCATCCTGCCAACCCCGCCCGGCGGTGCGCCGTAG
- a CDS encoding MBL fold metallo-hydrolase, whose product MIFRQFLNESISAASYLIGCIQSGECAIVDPGLPPEEYLVAAADRGLRITAIIETHFHADYFSTGRALAALTGALIYAPSRDDIENDITGASVHYPHTRVRDGDEIRIGNIIIRAIHTPGHTPEHMAYAVIDTPRASEPWMVLTGDSLFINDVARTDLVNLPLAGPEVIYTSIQRLLELPDYCEIYPAHYGGSACGGKQMSGKPVSTIGFERRFNWMLQARDVHEFISLSGVVPREAVESVLIHRNTNRGVLPLPEEIATGDRRHRLRQFTEVPALSLQQAFEAAQRGAFIVDLRPALAFAAGHPAGAINLMFNKSNLVERARKLFAPDDSLIIIGDIPLIAQEAAQMLVEEGITVAGYVQEPVSAWLSSGLPVEQIATGDLDTLHRYVQDHNAVILDVREPFEWEKGVIPNGSTDVRLIALSEIKQRWRELPADRTIVAVCESGTRASAVVSFLKRLGYSDLVNIAPQGMSDYSKKYETVRPELTATI is encoded by the coding sequence ATGATCTTTCGTCAGTTCCTCAACGAGTCGATCTCGGCGGCGTCGTACCTGATCGGGTGCATTCAAAGCGGCGAGTGTGCGATCGTCGATCCGGGGTTGCCGCCTGAAGAGTATCTGGTAGCAGCCGCCGACCGGGGACTCCGCATTACCGCGATTATCGAGACGCACTTCCACGCCGATTATTTTTCGACCGGGCGGGCGCTGGCGGCATTGACCGGCGCGCTGATCTATGCGCCGAGCCGCGACGACATTGAGAACGACATCACCGGCGCTTCAGTCCACTACCCGCACACGCGCGTGCGCGACGGCGATGAGATCCGGATCGGCAACATTATTATCCGGGCGATCCATACGCCGGGGCATACACCAGAGCATATGGCGTATGCGGTGATCGATACACCGCGCGCCAGTGAACCCTGGATGGTGTTGACCGGCGACTCGCTGTTCATCAACGATGTGGCGCGCACCGACCTGGTGAACCTGCCGCTTGCAGGACCGGAGGTGATCTACACCAGCATTCAGCGGTTGCTCGAACTGCCCGACTACTGCGAGATCTATCCGGCGCACTACGGCGGCTCGGCGTGCGGCGGCAAGCAGATGAGCGGCAAGCCGGTCAGCACCATCGGGTTCGAGCGTCGCTTCAACTGGATGTTGCAGGCGCGCGATGTGCACGAGTTCATATCTCTCAGCGGCGTTGTGCCGCGTGAAGCGGTCGAGTCGGTCCTGATCCACCGCAATACGAATCGTGGTGTGTTGCCTCTTCCTGAGGAGATTGCGACCGGTGATCGGCGTCACCGTCTTCGCCAGTTTACCGAAGTTCCGGCGCTCTCGCTCCAGCAGGCATTCGAGGCGGCGCAGCGCGGCGCATTCATTGTCGATCTACGACCGGCGCTTGCATTCGCCGCAGGGCATCCAGCCGGTGCGATCAATCTCATGTTCAACAAGAGTAACCTGGTGGAGCGCGCCAGAAAACTGTTTGCTCCTGATGACTCGCTGATCATTATCGGTGATATTCCGCTGATTGCGCAGGAAGCGGCGCAGATGCTGGTTGAGGAAGGAATAACCGTCGCCGGGTATGTTCAGGAACCGGTCAGCGCCTGGCTGTCGAGCGGGTTGCCAGTCGAACAGATTGCAACTGGCGATCTGGACACGCTCCATCGCTACGTCCAAGACCACAATGCGGTCATCCTGGACGTGCGTGAGCCGTTCGAGTGGGAAAAAGGCGTAATTCCGAACGGCAGCACCGACGTCCGCCTGATTGCGCTGAGCGAGATCAAACAGCGCTGGCGTGAACTGCCCGCCGATCGCACTATCGTGGCAGTGTGTGAGAGCGGCACACGCGCCAGCGCTGTCGTCAGTTTCCTGAAACGGTTGGGGTATTCCGATCTTGTCAACATCGCTCCCCAGGGAATGAGCGACTACTCCAAAAAGTACGAAACGGTTCGTCCGGAATTGACGGCGACGATCTGA
- a CDS encoding DUF1641 domain-containing protein codes for MKTLTSHTQRATAPSGNGHTSTPNGEGTTELLTLILDRLERMEQRFDHYEALVQQTLPMVGMMTDTVDGWMHELTRSGINIDERTKETLRLLAELTAPQSMETLHTLVEMLPTLGALVRQAPGAVAAMVDTGDELVMRLREAGIDIEHLGRRGLHAAKALIDSNVLEDAAVAVISNAAQSLEESVCTARPTSLFGLIRAMGDPDVQRALGFFLAFAKSFGSRCKTSV; via the coding sequence ATGAAAACCCTGACCAGCCACACACAACGCGCTACAGCGCCGTCGGGCAACGGTCATACCTCGACACCGAATGGCGAGGGAACGACTGAGTTGCTCACACTCATCCTGGACCGACTTGAACGTATGGAGCAACGCTTCGACCACTACGAAGCGCTCGTTCAGCAGACGTTGCCCATGGTGGGCATGATGACCGACACCGTCGATGGATGGATGCACGAGTTGACGCGATCCGGTATCAATATCGACGAGCGGACGAAAGAGACGCTCCGGCTCCTCGCCGAACTGACTGCGCCGCAATCGATGGAGACGCTCCATACGCTGGTGGAGATGCTGCCCACGTTGGGTGCGCTTGTCCGGCAGGCGCCGGGCGCTGTCGCCGCAATGGTGGACACCGGCGACGAACTGGTGATGCGTCTGCGTGAAGCGGGCATCGATATCGAGCATTTGGGACGAAGAGGATTGCACGCGGCAAAGGCGCTGATCGACTCGAACGTCCTCGAAGACGCGGCAGTTGCAGTTATCAGCAACGCTGCCCAATCGCTGGAAGAGAGCGTCTGTACTGCTCGACCCACTTCGCTCTTTGGGTTGATTCGCGCTATGGGCGATCCGGACGTCCAGCGCGCCCTCGGCTTTTTCCTTGCTTTTGCGAAGTCGTTTGGAAGCCGTTGCAAAACCAGTGTCTGA